From a single Silene latifolia isolate original U9 population chromosome 6, ASM4854445v1, whole genome shotgun sequence genomic region:
- the LOC141588066 gene encoding uncharacterized protein LOC141588066, producing the protein MEEVETEGEPEQDAVVAPPDTAMIKEMKQEQPVWVLLSKEVSKEGIPEIPAEVRPLIQSVFGILKEQKLFGKLGKCTFMVKEVAFLGYIVSGRGITVDQDKVAAIQSWPTPKTITEKGEFHWTESAQQSFERIKKLMYLSSVPRKEMNHDAKARAEQLLKLHDTVKREIEKTNEKYMKQSKGGRQPPNRGRGRGRGFGARGRELEHMEDDLPSDSGDSLVEAYHEEHPKDLKVEIPDFNGYASLWYENLKNLRKRDGKEPIKSWLKLKKKLNEKFVPKEYTQDLFIKLTQLKQDQQPLESYIRDFEQLTLQCEMNEKPEQKIARFVEGLDDKVAQRVRLQHVWSFDEAVNLALRVEKAGKGRANPQKYPTKTGHYSKPHTPTESKPKDLSNSQPKTAYFDKGKAPETSQRKTVGLKKCFQCQGYGHFMKDCPTKRALSTLEVVHWGEDEIIVCENDESDEEQKEAAEVVMPYSGLSLVTWRVMHTQPLELDQRQQIFRTRCTIKGRVCNLIIDGGSCTNVASSTLIEKLSLPTINHPCPYKLRWLNKGAEVRVDKQCLVSFSIGKNYVDEVLCDVLPMDACHLLLGRPWEFDRESIHHGKENTYSFKFASKRVILSPLPPTIKPTTPPSMVEPSKEILLINGAEMLQELEGEGDVYALVVTGLAKGAEGGGEGHGQQATAKEGVSREVQELLDSYGDVFPNELPSGLPPLRGIEHQIDLIPGASLPNKAAYRSDPIATKELQKQIEELVSKGFVRESLSPCAVPALLVPKKDGSWRMCTDSRAINNITVKYRFPIPRLDDILDELSGAQVFSKIDLRQGYHQVRIKEGDEWKTAFKTKHGLYEWLVMPFGLSNAPSTFMRLMTEVLRPYLGRFVVVYFDDILIFSPSKEEHLKHLQVLFETLREHKLYGKLEKCSFMQKEVQFLGFIISDQGILVDQEKVKAIQSWPRPSTITEVRSFHGLASFYRRFIKDFSTIMAPITECMKKGEFSWNDRAESAFNKVKALMCESPILTLPNFHKLFEVECDASGVGVGAVLLQDHKTVAYFSEKLNGAKLNYSTYDKEFYAIIRALNHWSHYLKPKPFVLHSDHEALNKYIEGKNNVVADALSRRFPMLSFMEQRVLGFEHMKGPYTPC; encoded by the exons ATGGAGGAAGTGGAGACTGAAGGAGAACCAGAACAAGATGCAGTTGTGGCCCCCCCTGATACAG ccatgatcaaagaaatgaagCAAGAACAACCTGTCTGGGTGTTACTATCCAAAGAAGTAAGCAAGGAAGGAATCCCTGAGATACCTGCTGAAGTTAGACCATTAATTCAGAG CGTGTTCGGGATCCTCAAAGAACAGAAACTATTTGGCAAACTAGGaaaatgcacttttatggttAAAGAAGTGGCATTCCTAGGGTACATTGTCTCTGGGAGAGGGATTACAGTTGATCAGGACAAAGTTGCAGCCATTCAGTCATGGCCAACTCCTAAAACCATCACTGAG aaaggagagttcCACTGGACTGAGAGTGCTCAACAGTCCTTTGAGAGGATTAAGAAGTTGATGT ACTTGTCATCTGTACCAAGAAAAGAGATGAATCATGATGCTAAGGCCAGGGCAGAACAGCTGCTGAAACTCCATGACACTGTGAAAAGGGAAATTGAGAAGACCAATGAGAAGTACATGAAACAGTCCAAG GGAGGACGACAACCACCAAACCGTGGAAGGGGGCGTGGCCGTGGGTTTGGAGCAAGGGGCCGAGAGCTTGAACATATGGAGGACGACTTGCCCTCAGATTCGGGGGATTCCTTGGTTGAAGCTTATCATGAGGAGCATCctaaagacttaaaggtagaaattccagACTTTaatg GATATGCTTcactttggtatgagaacttaaaaaatctGAGAAAAAGAGATGGTAAGGAACccattaagtcttggttaaagttgaagaagaagcttaatgagaaatTTGTGCCTAAAGAATACACTCAAGACTTGTTCATTAAACTCACCCAACTTAAACAagatcaacaaccacttgagtcttacATTAGAGATTTTGAGCAACTCACTTTGCAATGTGAAATGAATGAGaaaccggaacaaaaaattgctagatttgttgaggGTCTAGATGACAAAGTTGCTCAAAGAGTCCGATTACAACATGtgtggtcctttgatgaggccgTTAACTTGGCTTTAAGAGTTGAGAAAGCGGGAAAGGGAAGGGCTAATCCACAAAAATACCCGACCAAAACAGGCCACTACTCGAAACCCCACACACCAACCGAGTCAAAACCCAAAGACCTCTCAAACTCACAACCAAAAACAGCCTATTTTGACAAAGGAAAAGCACCCGAAACTTCTCAAAGAAAAACCGTAGGCCTCAAGAAATGCTTCCAATGTCAAGGGTATGGTCATTTCATGAAAGATTGTCCAACCAAGAGGGCTCTTAGCACCCTAGAAGTAGTCCATTGGGGAGAGGATgagattattgtttgtgaaaatgATGAGAGTGATGAGGAACAAAAGGAGGCAGCCGAGGTAGTCATGCCGTATTCGggacttagtttggttacttGGAGGGTGATGCACACACAACCATTAGAACtagaccaaagacaacaaatctttAGGACTAGATGTACCATCAAGGGAAGAGTGTGTAATTTGATAATTGATGGGGGGAGTTGTACTAATGTAGCATCGAGTACTTTGATTGAAAAACTCTCATTACCCACAATAAATCATCCTTGTCCATACAAACtaaggtggctcaacaaaggAGCCGAGGTTAGAGTTGATAAACAATGTTTGGTCTCTTTTTCTATTGGAAAGAATTATGTGGATGAGGTCCTTTGTGATGTCctacccatggatgcttgtcatttGTTACTTGGGAGACCTTGGGAATTTGATAGGGAGTCTATTCACCATGGGAAAGAGAACACCTATTCCTTCAAATTTGCTTCAAAAAGAGTCATATTGTCACCATTACCACCCACCATCAAACCTACAACACCACCTTCAATGGTTGAACCTTCTAAGGAAATCCTATTAATCAATGGGGCTGAAATGTTGCAAGAGTTAGAAGGGGAGGGGGACGTGTATGCTCTAGTGGTTACGGGGTTGGCTAAGGGGGCAGAAGGTGGCGGAGAGGGTCACGGGCAGCAGGCCACGGCCAAGGAGGGAGTGTCGAGGGAGGTTCAAGAGTTACTTGATTCTTATGGGGATGTCTTTCCTAATGAACTTCCGAGTGGGTTACCGCCTCTTAGGGGCATTGAGCACCAAATTGATCTTATTCCGGGAGCCTCTTTACCAAACAAAGcagcctatagaagtgatccaaTAGCCACCAAAGAGTTGCAAAAACAGATTGAGGAGTTAGTGAGTAAGGGATTTGTGAGGGAGTCACTTAGTCCTTGTGCGGTTCCGGCACTACTTGTTCCAAAAAAGGATGGGTCATGGAGAATGTGCACCGATAGCcgagccatcaacaacatcaccGTTAAGTATAGGTTCCCAATACCTAGACTTGACGATATcttggatgagcttagtggagctcaAGTGTTCTCAAAGATCGATTTAAGGCAAGGTTACCATCAAGTTAGAATCAAAGAAGGGGACGAGTGGAAAACAGCCTTCAAAACCAAGCATGGCttatatgagtggcttgtcatgccatttggtctcTCTAATGCTCCAAGTACTTTCATGAGGTTGATGACCGAGGTCCTTAGACCTTATTTGGGCCGATTTGTGGTGGTATACTTTGATGATATTCTGATTTTTAGTCCATCCAAAGAAGAGCATCTCAAGCATCTACAAGTATTGTTTGAAACACTTCGGGAGCACAAGCTTTATGGGAAATTGGAGAAATGTTCATTCATGCAAAAGgaagtccaattcttgggttTCATCATTAGTGATCAAGGGATTCTAGTGGATCAAGAGAAGGTCAAGGCTATTCAATCTTGGCCAAGGCCGAGCACCATCACCGAAGTAAGGAGTTTCCATGGCTTAGCTTCCTTTTATAGGAGGTTTATCAAAGATTTCAGCACCATCATGGCTCCTATTAccgagtgtatgaagaaaggggagttctCTTGGAATGATAGGGCCGAATCAGCCTTCAACAAAGTCAAGGCCTTAATGTGTGAGTCTCCTATTCTTACATTACCCAATTTCCACAAGTTatttgaagtcgagtgtgatgcTAGCGGAGTTGGAGTTGGGGCCGTGCTACTTCAAGACCACAAAACAGTAGCATACTTTAGTGAGAAGCTCAATGGTGCCAAGctcaattactcaacttatgataaAGAATTCTATGCCATTATTCGAGCTTTGAATCATTGGAGCCACTACTTGAAGCCAAAGCCGTTTGTTTTGCATTCCGATCATGAAGCTCTCAA CAAGTATATTGAGGGCAAAaacaatgtggtggccgatgctctttCAAGAAGATTCCCCATGTTAAGTTTTATGGAACAAAGAGTACTAGGGTTTGAACACATGAAGGGTCCCTATACACCATGTTAA